Part of the Chitinophagaceae bacterium genome, TCTTTCTCCCGGTAAAATCTCTTGTGTTTCTCCGGAAAGGTTTATAAGAATCACTTTAATTTCTCCTCTGTAATCAGAGTCTATTGTGCCCGGTGAATTTAAAAGGGTAATACCTTTTTTTAAAGCAAGACCGCTTCTGGGTCTAATTTGAGCTTCATATCCATCAGGAAGTTCAATTTTTAAACCCACCGGAATTAAGGTTCTTTGAAGTGGCAGTAATTCAATTTTTTCGTTGATGCATGCCCGCAAATCCAAACCGGCAGAGCCCGGAGTCTGATACTCAGGCAATTCAAAGCCGGATTCATTGATTACTTTTACTTCTAAATAATTATGTGACAAAGGCTTTTCTTGCAAAGTTACACTGATTATAAACCGTTTAAAGAAAGTCCGATAGAAATTGGGGTAAGGGAAGGTCCGCTGCCTTCTTCAAAAACTCCATTTAAGGAATAATAGGCTATTAAGTTGAAGACACCGTATCCAATCCGAAAGGTTGGACCATATCTAAATTGATTTAAGTTTGCAAGATTTTTTTCTTTAACTCTTTGTACATCGCCGTCTTGCTCAAATTTGATTTTAGTTTTAGAATCTATTCTGATTCCGCCTTTAAAGCCTAAAGCTACTTTAAAACTACTGCCTCTTTGATTGGGGCGAGTTCTGAATCTTAATTCTATAGGAACATCAAGATAAGAGATGTTTAACTTTTTTCTTTTGAAATCATCAAATTCCGGAAGATCAGTAAAAAATGTATTTCCATTAGTATCAATTGATAGCTGAGCATTGTGAAATACATTGGTGCTTTGAAATCCTATACCCGGAGCAAGACTAAATCTGGAGTTGCCAAATACGATGTCATACATAAAGTTTATGCTGATTCCTCTTGAATACCAAAGGGTTGAGAAATCATCAGACATATTTATAAATTCATCATCGCTTTCAAATAACCAATTGTCGTGCGTTAGTTCAACTACCAGTCTATCCTGGCTTTCTGCCTCTACAATTCTTTCTCCTTCATCAAGAATAGTTCCCTGAGCAAAAGTTTGTATTGAAAATATACTACTGATAAGTAAAAGGTAAATTAAATTTTTAAGCTTCATTTTTAGTGATTTTAAATTAGGTGACTATATGGTTAAGTATGCAATTTTTATCTTTCAAAAGGCAAAGTTAAAACAAATCGGACTATAAACAATATTTCAACATACAGACTGATTGAATTATCGTTTCCATTTTAATAGATAAGTACC contains:
- a CDS encoding dUTP diphosphatase, with amino-acid sequence MSHNYLEVKVINESGFELPEYQTPGSAGLDLRACINEKIELLPLQRTLIPVGLKIELPDGYEAQIRPRSGLALKKGITLLNSPGTIDSDYRGEIKVILINLSGETQEILPGERIAQMVIAAYTKISWKLSKQLNLTNRNAGGFGHTGI
- a CDS encoding PorT family protein, yielding MKLKNLIYLLLISSIFSIQTFAQGTILDEGERIVEAESQDRLVVELTHDNWLFESDDEFINMSDDFSTLWYSRGISINFMYDIVFGNSRFSLAPGIGFQSTNVFHNAQLSIDTNGNTFFTDLPEFDDFKRKKLNISYLDVPIELRFRTRPNQRGSSFKVALGFKGGIRIDSKTKIKFEQDGDVQRVKEKNLANLNQFRYGPTFRIGYGVFNLIAYYSLNGVFEEGSGPSLTPISIGLSLNGL